Below is a genomic region from Leifsonia sp. Root112D2.
ACGCTGTATCGAGGTCGCGAGGGTATGTGGTCGTGGGTTCTGCACCGCATCACGGGTGTGGCCATCTTCTTCTTCCTTCTCGTACACGTGCTCGATACCTCGCTGGTGAGAATCAGCCCCGAGGCGTACAACGCCGTGATCGGCACCTACAAGAACCCCATCATGGGTCTGGGCGAGCTTGCCCTTGTGGGAGCTATCACGTTCCACGCCTTCAACGGCCTGCGCATCATCCTCATCGACTTCTGGAGCAAAGGCCCCAAGTACCAGAAGGTCATGTTCTGGATAGTCATCGTGCTCTGGGTCGTGGTCATGGCCGGTTTCACTCCCACGCAGCTGATCCACGTCTTCAGCGAGGGGAGCGGCGCATGACCACTATCGAGGCACCCCGCAGCCCGATTCGCCCCGCTCGCAAGCGTGGCGTGAACTGGGAGAAGATCGGCTGGATCTACATGCGCGCGTCGGGCCTGCTGCTCGTCGTGCTCATCTTCGGACACTTGATCGTCAACCTGGTGCTCGGCGACGGGGTCAAGCAGATCGACTTCGCCTTCATCGCCGGCAAGTACGCCACGCCGTTCTGGCAGATCTGGGATCTGCTGATGCTGTGGCTGGCGCTCATCCACGG
It encodes:
- the sdhC gene encoding succinate dehydrogenase, cytochrome b556 subunit, whose protein sequence is MPNQAAGTLQPTKHRPGGTLYRGREGMWSWVLHRITGVAIFFFLLVHVLDTSLVRISPEAYNAVIGTYKNPIMGLGELALVGAITFHAFNGLRIILIDFWSKGPKYQKVMFWIVIVLWVVVMAGFTPTQLIHVFSEGSGA
- a CDS encoding succinate dehydrogenase hydrophobic membrane anchor subunit encodes the protein MTTIEAPRSPIRPARKRGVNWEKIGWIYMRASGLLLVVLIFGHLIVNLVLGDGVKQIDFAFIAGKYATPFWQIWDLLMLWLALIHGGNGMRTLVNDYAGNRMVNRVLKLAILAAVVVLIVLGTLVIFTFDPCPAGAPADLVGSFCPVK